A part of Mucilaginibacter defluvii genomic DNA contains:
- the gldL gene encoding gliding motility protein GldL — protein sequence MALKKKPFGIDNIISIGATVVIIGLLFKIQHWPYASTFITLGLGTEAVLFLILGLQRDTQEVDWTRAYPELNEDYKGELPIATARVAAPAPTGFSNTAALDKMLSDAKIGPELISSLGENLRTFGDKVAAISTVGDAGTATNEYISKLKTATASYDKLSASFEKASANLSEMANSNIDSKAYHDQVNNLAKNLSALNAVYELELQDSTAHLKSMNTFYHNLSLTMQNFNESIDDSKNFKEEVGRLAKNLASLNAVYGNMLTAMSQPRV from the coding sequence ATGGCTCTCAAGAAAAAACCATTCGGCATTGATAACATCATTTCAATTGGTGCAACCGTTGTAATTATAGGTCTGTTATTTAAAATTCAGCACTGGCCATATGCCAGCACGTTTATTACGCTGGGTTTAGGTACCGAGGCCGTGCTGTTCCTTATTTTAGGCTTACAGCGCGATACCCAGGAAGTTGACTGGACACGTGCTTATCCGGAACTTAACGAGGATTACAAAGGTGAGCTTCCGATTGCTACGGCACGCGTTGCCGCACCTGCCCCTACCGGTTTTTCAAATACAGCCGCGCTTGACAAGATGCTGAGCGATGCCAAAATAGGCCCTGAACTGATCAGCAGCCTTGGCGAGAACCTGAGAACTTTTGGCGATAAGGTTGCAGCTATCTCAACTGTAGGCGATGCGGGTACTGCTACAAACGAGTACATCAGCAAATTAAAAACAGCTACCGCAAGCTATGATAAACTAAGCGCTTCGTTTGAAAAAGCATCAGCCAACTTATCAGAAATGGCCAACTCTAATATCGACTCAAAAGCTTACCATGATCAGGTTAACAATTTGGCTAAAAACCTGAGCGCTTTAAATGCCGTTTACGAGCTGGAGCTACAGGATTCAACTGCTCATTTAAAATCAATGAACACGTTTTACCACAACCTGTCGCTTACTATGCAAAACTTCAACGAGTCTATCGATGATTCAAAGAACTTTAAAGAGGAAGTTGGCCGCTTAGCTAAAAACCTGGCATCACTTAATGCTGTGTATGGTAACATGCTTACCGCCATGAGCCAGCCACGTGTTTAA
- a CDS encoding response regulator transcription factor, whose amino-acid sequence MSKEIKIALVEDDENLRFLVAERLESEGYKVLEAGNGEDAEQMIIAEQPDIVLLDWMLPGKQGSDVCSSIREKGFDKLVIMMTAKAQDVDKIEAYNFGVSDYITKPFNMDVLIAMIDNKIKFSLNSDKAESYRFSGMEHHPNTHLLIKDGRKVELTILENRILLYFLKNKNKVINREELMMEVWGYNADVNTRTLDMHIVRLRKKIEDNPDSPQFLQTVRGIGYKFSHE is encoded by the coding sequence ATGAGTAAGGAAATTAAAATAGCGCTGGTTGAGGATGATGAAAACCTGCGTTTTCTGGTAGCTGAGCGCCTGGAATCAGAAGGGTATAAAGTGTTGGAAGCCGGCAACGGCGAGGATGCCGAGCAGATGATAATTGCCGAACAGCCTGATATTGTTTTGCTTGACTGGATGCTGCCCGGCAAACAGGGGTCGGATGTGTGCAGCAGTATACGAGAAAAGGGTTTTGATAAGCTGGTGATCATGATGACCGCCAAAGCGCAGGATGTGGATAAGATAGAGGCCTACAACTTCGGCGTGTCCGACTATATTACCAAGCCTTTTAATATGGACGTGCTGATAGCGATGATTGATAACAAGATCAAATTCTCGTTAAATAGCGATAAGGCCGAGTCATACCGCTTTTCGGGCATGGAACATCACCCTAACACCCATTTACTGATCAAAGATGGCCGCAAGGTAGAACTAACTATACTGGAGAACCGCATATTACTTTACTTCCTGAAAAACAAGAACAAGGTAATTAACCGTGAAGAGCTGATGATGGAAGTATGGGGTTACAATGCCGACGTTAATACCCGCACGCTGGACATGCACATTGTGCGTCTGCGCAAAAAAATAGAAGATAACCCCGACTCGCCACAGTTTTTACAAACCGTACGCGGAATAGGATATAAATTCTCGCACGAATAA
- the gldN gene encoding gliding motility protein GldN, with protein MKRLLIIALSVVCTTTFAQTTPQPANTTAMGANAAHAADSIAQGYERPLDGYYEKSSFEARKPTPYPALRQADVIFAKRVWREIDVREKMNQYLASPKSRLIDVLLAAIDAGELTAYDPSPNPTKNDPNGDAFSTPLTGGQAKARMADSAVVDQFDADGNKIGSKLQAGEFNPDSVVKFRIKEDWVFDRQRSVFEPRIIGIAPLIKFQVEGLDMDYQPAFWVYFPEARQVLATKEAVSRNNDATGLSFDDVFLKRLFSSYIVKVSNDKDERIKDYAQGIDRLYESERIKKSLMDWELTLWEY; from the coding sequence ATGAAGAGATTGTTGATCATAGCATTGAGTGTAGTTTGCACAACAACATTTGCGCAAACCACGCCGCAGCCTGCAAATACCACTGCTATGGGCGCTAATGCGGCGCATGCCGCTGACAGCATAGCGCAGGGCTATGAACGCCCGCTTGATGGCTATTACGAAAAATCGAGCTTTGAGGCACGTAAGCCTACGCCCTACCCTGCACTACGCCAGGCCGACGTGATATTTGCCAAGCGTGTATGGCGGGAGATTGACGTACGCGAGAAAATGAACCAGTACCTGGCTTCGCCAAAATCACGGCTTATTGATGTGTTGCTGGCTGCTATCGATGCAGGCGAACTTACCGCCTATGATCCGTCACCAAATCCTACAAAGAACGACCCCAACGGCGACGCTTTTTCAACACCGCTAACAGGCGGCCAGGCTAAAGCCCGTATGGCAGATAGCGCCGTGGTTGACCAGTTTGATGCCGATGGTAACAAGATAGGCTCAAAACTTCAGGCAGGTGAATTTAATCCGGACAGCGTGGTAAAATTCCGTATTAAAGAGGATTGGGTGTTTGACAGGCAACGTTCGGTATTTGAGCCGCGCATCATCGGTATAGCCCCGCTTATTAAGTTCCAGGTTGAAGGCTTGGATATGGATTACCAGCCGGCATTCTGGGTTTACTTTCCTGAAGCAAGGCAGGTATTGGCCACTAAAGAAGCCGTTAGCCGCAATAATGATGCAACCGGTTTAAGTTTTGACGACGTATTTTTAAAGAGGCTTTTCAGCAGCTATATTGTCAAGGTATCAAACGACAAGGACGAACGTATAAAAGATTATGCCCAGGGTATAGACAGGCTTTACGAGTCGGAGCGAATTAAAAAATCGCTTATGGACTGGGAGCTTACCTTGTGGGAATACTAA
- a CDS encoding OmpA/MotB family protein → MKIKYLFALLFAALAIQSCVVLSPKKHKAMLAQIDSLTRRSETLEEELSRLKGDSTRLSRELAELNGNYKTLNNNYTASSSKVNQLSSDLQKREARLKEVEEILRKRDEATNALKNKLQKALLGFQQSGLSVDIRNGKVYVSLTDKLLFPSGSIVIDEKGKQALTQLAAVLNKEADINISVEGHTDNKRIKNLGQIKDNWDLSVLRATSVSRFLTEEQHIDPARITATGKGEFQPIDPGNTPEALAKNRRIEIVLTPKLDELYNLINNK, encoded by the coding sequence ATGAAGATAAAGTACCTTTTCGCTCTTTTATTTGCCGCGCTGGCCATACAGTCGTGCGTGGTGTTATCGCCTAAAAAGCATAAAGCCATGCTGGCGCAGATTGACTCGCTTACCCGCCGGTCAGAAACGCTGGAAGAGGAACTGTCGCGTCTTAAAGGCGATTCAACCAGGCTAAGCCGTGAACTGGCCGAGCTTAACGGAAATTACAAAACACTTAATAACAATTACACCGCGAGCTCAAGCAAGGTAAACCAATTATCAAGCGATCTGCAAAAGCGTGAAGCACGGCTAAAAGAGGTTGAAGAGATTTTACGCAAGCGCGACGAGGCGACCAATGCGCTTAAAAATAAACTTCAAAAAGCGCTGCTGGGCTTCCAGCAAAGCGGCTTGAGCGTTGATATACGTAACGGAAAAGTATACGTATCACTAACCGATAAACTATTATTTCCATCAGGTAGTATTGTTATTGACGAAAAAGGTAAGCAGGCGCTCACGCAACTGGCAGCCGTGTTAAATAAAGAGGCTGATATCAATATATCTGTTGAAGGGCATACGGATAACAAGCGTATTAAAAACCTCGGGCAGATAAAGGATAACTGGGATTTAAGTGTACTGCGCGCTACCTCGGTAAGCCGTTTCTTAACCGAGGAGCAACACATTGATCCTGCACGTATAACGGCCACCGGTAAAGGTGAATTTCAGCCGATAGATCCGGGAAATACACCTGAAGCGCTGGCGAAAAACAGGCGTATTGAAATTGTACTTACCCCAAAACTGGACGAACTGTACAACCTGATCAACAACAAATAA
- a CDS encoding DUF4286 family protein, translating into MIIYNETVIVEEGTHTAWLAWLQQTQLPAIMATGHFKQYNILNVMDSPNEGITYCVQYHADKLEDVEAYFNNHLDNFQAQQQQRFENKLVMFSTLMQTVPTIY; encoded by the coding sequence ATGATAATTTACAACGAGACCGTAATAGTGGAAGAAGGTACGCATACCGCATGGCTTGCCTGGTTGCAGCAAACCCAGTTGCCGGCTATTATGGCAACCGGCCACTTTAAACAATATAATATTTTAAACGTGATGGACTCACCTAACGAGGGCATTACCTATTGTGTACAATACCATGCCGATAAGCTGGAAGATGTAGAGGCTTATTTTAACAACCACCTTGATAACTTTCAGGCGCAGCAACAGCAACGGTTCGAGAATAAGCTTGTAATGTTTAGCACGCTGATGCAAACCGTGCCGACTATCTATTAA
- a CDS encoding S9 family peptidase, producing the protein MSVMLRVWRLLFFLLILAGGISCTEKSPDKIPVLDFFKTPDRSFFRISPDGKYISYLKSHNSKQNLFVQSLVDGKGRMVTEFSDYPVTDYFWTYNNQIVYSRDMVAADSLKMFALDVNTFKTRPIFSGHKVKFRLLNRSRTSPDVLTVSLNKRDEGIFDVYHLNIRTGALELYITNPGDITDWITDTDGKILLARASDGVNTTVLYRPNEQTPFKPVIVSNFRDAIRPIALTRDSENFYALSNLSQDKMALVKIDAQTGKQLAVIFKQDDADIMYVEYFKDKHRMDFAAWDGSKPQKHFFNDSVKALYDRISSNFAGNETRIIDRDSAEKKFIVYTYSDRDPGSYYLYDYKSAKLTRLGETNSSIRAAQMSEMKPVSYKAADGLEINGYLTLPLGSDGKNLPVVVMPHGGPWARSNWGYNAEVQFLANRGYAVLQMNYRGSAGYGKAFRNAGFKQVGGKIQDDITDGVKWLIDQKIADPKRIAIYGSGFGGFSALYGVSFNPGMYKCAIVQNGLINFFTFIKDAPPFFKPYLKMTYEMVGNPETDAEHLRAISPVFHTDKIKVPIMILQGGKDIRANITELNQFVLELRKKKVPVNYILKNDERSFFRNEANRILMYTEMEKFLEAYLSAKN; encoded by the coding sequence ATGAGTGTAATGTTGCGTGTTTGGCGCTTATTATTTTTTTTGCTGATACTTGCCGGCGGGATTTCATGTACCGAAAAATCGCCGGATAAAATACCTGTACTTGATTTTTTCAAAACGCCCGACCGGTCTTTCTTCCGGATATCGCCGGATGGCAAATACATATCGTACTTAAAATCGCATAACAGCAAGCAGAATTTGTTTGTACAATCGCTTGTTGACGGAAAAGGCCGCATGGTTACCGAATTCAGTGATTATCCGGTAACCGATTATTTCTGGACCTATAATAATCAGATCGTATACAGCCGGGACATGGTAGCTGCCGATAGCCTGAAAATGTTTGCGCTTGATGTAAACACCTTTAAAACCCGCCCCATATTTTCAGGGCATAAGGTAAAGTTCAGACTGCTCAACCGCAGCCGTACAAGTCCGGATGTGCTTACCGTAAGCCTTAACAAACGCGACGAAGGTATATTTGATGTGTACCATTTAAACATCCGTACGGGGGCGCTGGAGCTGTATATTACTAACCCCGGCGATATAACCGATTGGATTACCGATACCGACGGTAAGATTTTGTTAGCCCGCGCATCCGACGGTGTTAATACCACTGTTTTATACCGCCCTAATGAGCAAACGCCTTTTAAGCCCGTTATTGTGAGCAATTTCAGGGACGCGATAAGGCCAATAGCTTTAACGCGCGATAGCGAAAACTTTTATGCCTTATCCAACCTCTCGCAGGATAAAATGGCGCTGGTGAAAATAGACGCACAAACAGGTAAACAACTTGCCGTAATATTTAAGCAAGATGATGCGGATATTATGTATGTGGAGTATTTTAAGGATAAACACCGCATGGATTTTGCCGCCTGGGATGGGTCGAAACCCCAAAAGCACTTCTTTAATGACAGTGTAAAAGCATTATATGACCGTATAAGCAGCAATTTTGCCGGTAACGAAACTCGCATAATTGATCGCGACAGTGCCGAAAAAAAGTTTATTGTTTACACTTATTCTGACCGCGATCCCGGCTCATATTACTTGTACGACTACAAAAGCGCTAAGCTTACCCGCCTTGGCGAAACCAACTCGAGTATACGCGCCGCTCAAATGTCAGAAATGAAACCGGTATCCTACAAAGCTGCGGACGGGCTGGAGATAAACGGTTACCTTACCTTGCCTTTGGGCAGCGATGGCAAAAACCTGCCGGTGGTAGTGATGCCGCATGGTGGGCCCTGGGCACGCAGCAACTGGGGGTACAATGCCGAAGTACAGTTTTTGGCCAACAGGGGTTACGCGGTATTGCAAATGAATTACCGTGGATCTGCCGGGTACGGCAAGGCCTTCCGTAACGCAGGCTTTAAACAGGTGGGTGGCAAAATTCAGGATGATATTACGGATGGCGTTAAATGGCTGATTGACCAAAAAATTGCTGATCCGAAGCGTATAGCTATATATGGCAGTGGCTTTGGTGGCTTTTCAGCACTCTATGGCGTTTCGTTCAATCCTGGAATGTATAAGTGCGCCATCGTACAAAACGGACTAATAAACTTTTTTACCTTTATAAAGGATGCGCCGCCGTTTTTTAAGCCATATCTTAAAATGACCTATGAGATGGTGGGTAACCCCGAAACAGATGCCGAACATCTGCGGGCTATATCGCCGGTTTTTCACACGGATAAAATAAAGGTACCGATCATGATTTTGCAGGGCGGTAAGGATATACGGGCTAACATCACGGAGCTAAACCAGTTTGTGCTCGAGCTGCGCAAAAAGAAGGTGCCGGTGAATTACATCCTCAAAAATGATGAACGATCGTTCTTTCGTAACGAGGCTAACCGTATCTTGATGTATACCGAGATGGAGAAATTTCTCGAAGCCTACTTATCGGCTAAAAATTAA
- a CDS encoding HAMP domain-containing sensor histidine kinase → MVKAQRNLYRKNFSLIIIFMVLITILLVIAFITAYSLTGKYVENEFASKKIDVLEQTISPYNDFFQNKIPEVTSYQGFLDSSSAANYASSVFTNYAFVRRIIFYDIRIGKRPARRNRLGIFVQSVYEYTPNWPKVNGVERYSPANEADFRAMAGRLNEFINRADTVNVPSQNEVFRTFYDVKPDKISYLNVPRRQDIKMYKEMQKNSQQSFFKQNMMTFLLDPAFIRVKNPHSELYQKITVEPVVYDPLYIEQGKIVTEVALPGAFSNYKLYFVSDRSHLDNEINRRFMPIGGIALLIYFFLLLTAWLIYRNLNVNMKLFKLQYDFINNFTHEFKTPVSVIKIAGSNLRGENPLSERQLKHYGRILDEEADKLNELMNRLLSFTQLENRSITTKKEGIEIESFIKRYIETFSIKYHDFKISLEIEPDVDHFYADPVMLGSVFQNLIENAYKYSHPQKKVLEIKAYRDKKNVIFTFTDQGIGIPKAELGNIFKKFYRLENQYNQNGSVGLGLAFCKELVNFMDGDIVVKSKVNHGSEFIVILPYQT, encoded by the coding sequence ATGGTTAAGGCGCAACGCAATCTTTACCGCAAAAACTTTTCGCTCATCATCATATTCATGGTGCTGATAACTATTTTGCTGGTAATTGCCTTTATAACGGCTTATAGCCTCACTGGTAAGTACGTAGAGAACGAGTTTGCCTCAAAAAAAATTGATGTGCTGGAGCAAACTATATCGCCTTATAACGATTTTTTTCAGAACAAAATTCCTGAGGTAACTTCTTATCAGGGTTTTCTGGATTCATCCTCTGCGGCAAACTATGCTTCATCGGTATTCACCAATTATGCTTTTGTTCGCCGGATTATATTTTACGATATACGCATAGGCAAGCGCCCGGCCAGGCGCAACCGTTTGGGCATATTTGTGCAATCCGTTTATGAGTATACGCCCAATTGGCCCAAAGTAAACGGTGTTGAACGCTATAGCCCCGCCAATGAGGCCGATTTCAGGGCGATGGCCGGGCGATTGAACGAGTTTATTAACCGTGCTGATACGGTGAACGTGCCTTCTCAAAATGAGGTGTTCCGCACGTTTTATGATGTTAAGCCTGATAAGATATCGTACCTGAACGTACCCCGCCGGCAGGATATCAAAATGTACAAGGAGATGCAGAAGAACAGCCAGCAGTCCTTTTTCAAGCAAAACATGATGACGTTTCTGCTTGATCCGGCTTTTATACGGGTTAAAAATCCGCATAGCGAGCTCTATCAGAAAATAACCGTTGAGCCGGTGGTTTACGATCCGTTGTATATTGAGCAGGGCAAAATAGTGACTGAAGTGGCACTGCCCGGCGCTTTCTCCAATTATAAACTCTATTTCGTGTCAGACAGGTCGCACCTGGATAATGAGATCAACCGCCGCTTTATGCCTATTGGCGGTATCGCGTTGCTTATCTACTTTTTTTTGCTGCTTACTGCATGGCTTATCTATCGTAACCTGAATGTAAACATGAAGTTGTTTAAACTGCAGTACGATTTTATAAACAACTTTACCCACGAGTTTAAAACGCCTGTAAGCGTTATTAAAATAGCAGGCTCCAACCTGCGTGGCGAAAACCCGCTGAGTGAAAGGCAGCTTAAACACTATGGGCGCATATTGGACGAAGAGGCTGATAAACTAAATGAACTGATGAACCGCCTGCTATCCTTTACACAGCTCGAGAACCGGTCGATCACCACCAAAAAGGAAGGTATCGAAATTGAAAGCTTTATTAAGCGTTACATCGAAACCTTCAGTATCAAATATCATGATTTCAAGATAAGCCTGGAGATTGAGCCTGACGTAGATCATTTTTATGCCGACCCGGTGATGCTCGGCAGTGTTTTCCAAAATTTGATTGAGAACGCATATAAGTACTCGCACCCGCAAAAAAAGGTGCTGGAAATAAAAGCCTATCGCGATAAAAAGAACGTTATATTTACATTTACCGATCAGGGTATAGGTATACCTAAAGCCGAATTGGGTAATATATTTAAGAAATTTTACCGCCTCGAAAACCAATACAACCAAAATGGTAGCGTTGGCCTGGGCTTGGCGTTTTGTAAGGAACTGGTTAATTTTATGGATGGCGATATTGTGGTTAAAAGTAAAGTGAACCATGGATCGGAATTTATTGTTATACTCCCATATCAAACATAA
- the gldM gene encoding gliding motility protein GldM encodes MAGGKQTPRQRMIGILYLVLLGLIALNVPDSLLDAFKNITDSLDHSRENVTTSIGNTYSAFEQTKLKEQPERAKPVYDKAKQASKIAEDLNKYVESLKAKLIEEGGGINKETGDVDARDNLDISPRIMINEKNAEALKKKIEDTRAQLLALLDPKDREGINFSLDATAPKAKGGNKQKEWGEAYFGDGIPLGASLTTLAKIQADAKNAENEVVKKLLGKVDQAVVNLDKFAAVAVAPSSYVVAGQPYTAEIFLTAYDSKSNPTITVNGSNVQVSEGRGKYTVNTSREGFFKYSGTIKVVGTDGQVKTYQLPVQEYQVAKPSAVVSPDKMNVLYIGVPNPISVSAPGVPLEKLRVSMSGGSVKGSGGKYTANVSSIGTARVTVSGEVAPGKTQVLGVTEFRVKRIPDPKAMFAGKSGGSTSAANIRGQDRLFARLENFEFDAKFNVTRFSLLLAKPRQDVIKVTSTGGTVSPQMRAALNTVTPGTKVIFTDIVAVGPDGSQRGLDDIVISAN; translated from the coding sequence ATGGCCGGAGGCAAACAAACCCCCAGACAACGAATGATAGGCATTCTGTACCTGGTACTTTTGGGACTTATTGCCCTGAACGTGCCGGACAGCTTACTGGATGCCTTTAAAAATATAACCGATAGCTTAGACCACTCGCGAGAGAACGTAACTACCAGTATTGGCAATACTTACAGCGCATTTGAACAAACCAAACTTAAGGAGCAGCCCGAGCGTGCAAAACCGGTATACGACAAGGCTAAACAAGCCAGTAAAATTGCGGAAGACCTGAACAAATATGTAGAGAGCCTAAAGGCCAAGCTTATTGAGGAAGGCGGCGGCATTAATAAGGAAACCGGCGATGTTGACGCACGCGATAACCTCGATATATCGCCACGCATTATGATCAATGAAAAAAATGCAGAGGCGCTTAAAAAGAAAATTGAAGATACACGCGCCCAATTATTGGCATTGCTTGATCCAAAAGACCGTGAAGGCATAAACTTTTCGCTTGATGCTACTGCGCCTAAAGCGAAAGGTGGCAACAAACAAAAAGAATGGGGTGAGGCCTATTTTGGCGATGGTATTCCGTTAGGTGCATCATTAACAACCTTAGCTAAAATTCAAGCGGATGCTAAAAACGCCGAGAACGAAGTAGTGAAAAAGCTGTTAGGCAAAGTTGACCAAGCCGTTGTAAACCTTGACAAATTTGCGGCCGTGGCAGTAGCGCCATCAAGCTATGTTGTAGCAGGTCAGCCTTACACTGCTGAGATATTTCTAACTGCTTACGATTCAAAAAGCAACCCAACCATTACAGTTAATGGCTCAAACGTACAAGTATCTGAAGGTCGTGGTAAATATACCGTAAACACCAGCCGTGAAGGTTTCTTTAAATACTCAGGTACCATTAAAGTAGTTGGTACCGACGGGCAGGTAAAAACCTACCAGTTACCGGTACAGGAGTACCAGGTAGCAAAGCCTTCGGCAGTAGTATCGCCTGATAAGATGAACGTATTGTACATCGGCGTACCTAACCCTATCTCGGTATCAGCGCCTGGCGTGCCGCTTGAGAAACTGCGTGTGAGCATGTCGGGCGGATCTGTAAAAGGCAGCGGTGGCAAATATACCGCTAACGTAAGCTCAATAGGCACGGCAAGGGTTACCGTGTCCGGCGAGGTAGCACCCGGAAAAACACAGGTATTAGGTGTAACCGAATTCCGTGTAAAACGTATACCTGATCCTAAGGCTATGTTTGCCGGCAAAAGCGGTGGTAGTACCAGCGCGGCCAACATACGCGGGCAGGACAGGTTATTTGCCCGTTTAGAGAACTTTGAGTTTGACGCCAAGTTTAACGTTACCCGTTTCAGCCTGTTGCTGGCCAAGCCTCGCCAGGATGTGATAAAAGTGACCTCGACAGGTGGCACGGTAAGCCCGCAAATGCGTGCAGCCTTAAATACGGTAACTCCGGGAACAAAGGTTATATTTACCGACATTGTTGCCGTTGGTCCGGATGGCTCACAACGTGGTTTGGATGATATAGTAATATCAGCGAATTAA
- a CDS encoding tetratricopeptide repeat protein yields MYKLRALLFIAFALCCSYSLYAQNSELRLAQQYSANGELQKASEIYQKLYKQENEAYYPFYVTNLIALKNFDEAESITKKMIKKFPDESEYTLKLATIYSLKGDNDKANTIYNAMIDKLPAEPGAVSILGMQLYQGGNMDHAIKAFKHGRKLLNNNTAFANELIALYRYNRDKASLTEEYLNYLPQNPGYINQAKNTLSALFEDADYDVLKTALFKRIQKYPDLAVYTQLLTWLLLQQKEYDQAINQAIALNRRGNTDGEDIIELCRILVENKAYDEAIRGYEYIAGKGQADPWFITAKIELTDAKSQKITSGVYTAADLTSLEQDYKDLLKQFGQSPATVFAIKRLANLQAFKLHKLQDAQQLLQQAVSLPGLKPQTLAACKLDLGDMYLLNGRPWDATLLYSQVEKDKPDSETEQDAKLRNAKLAYYTGDLEYAKGQLGILKAATSKLIANDALNLQLLITDYLTGDSTGAALKMYARADMYIFANEPEKAMRTLDSIDTKYPGNTLTDDILMAKARILIGKKDYAGASTNLKTIVDTHSTSLWADDAVFMLGDLYENNLNNKELAKTYYQKIITDYPGSLWLNEARNRFRVLRGDNQGT; encoded by the coding sequence ATGTATAAGCTGCGCGCCCTACTATTTATTGCCTTCGCTCTGTGTTGCAGCTATAGCCTGTACGCGCAGAACAGCGAGTTACGCCTGGCGCAGCAATACAGCGCCAACGGCGAACTGCAAAAGGCCTCCGAGATCTACCAAAAACTTTATAAGCAGGAGAACGAAGCCTACTATCCTTTTTATGTAACCAACCTCATCGCCCTGAAGAATTTTGATGAGGCGGAAAGCATCACTAAAAAGATGATCAAAAAGTTTCCGGATGAAAGTGAATACACCCTGAAACTCGCTACCATTTATTCACTTAAAGGCGATAATGATAAAGCTAACACCATTTACAATGCCATGATTGATAAGCTGCCCGCTGAACCGGGCGCCGTATCTATACTCGGGATGCAGCTTTACCAGGGTGGCAATATGGACCATGCTATAAAGGCATTTAAACACGGCCGCAAACTGCTTAATAATAACACCGCATTTGCTAACGAGCTTATCGCGTTATACCGTTATAATCGTGACAAGGCATCACTTACAGAGGAATATCTTAATTACCTGCCGCAAAACCCGGGCTATATTAATCAGGCTAAAAATACGCTCTCGGCACTTTTTGAGGACGCAGATTATGATGTTTTAAAAACCGCTTTGTTTAAGCGCATACAAAAATATCCGGATCTGGCGGTGTATACCCAGCTGCTAACCTGGCTTCTGTTACAACAAAAGGAGTATGACCAGGCTATCAATCAGGCCATTGCCCTTAACCGCCGCGGCAATACCGATGGCGAAGATATAATTGAACTATGCCGCATACTGGTTGAAAATAAGGCTTATGATGAGGCCATACGCGGATATGAATACATTGCAGGGAAAGGACAAGCCGACCCTTGGTTTATCACAGCCAAAATTGAGCTTACCGACGCCAAGAGCCAAAAGATAACATCAGGCGTGTACACTGCCGCCGACCTGACCAGCCTGGAGCAGGATTATAAGGACCTGCTTAAGCAGTTTGGGCAATCGCCGGCGACGGTGTTTGCCATTAAAAGACTGGCCAACCTACAGGCGTTTAAGCTGCACAAATTGCAGGATGCGCAACAGCTATTGCAGCAGGCTGTTTCATTACCCGGCTTAAAGCCGCAGACTTTGGCGGCTTGCAAGCTTGATCTGGGTGACATGTACCTCCTTAATGGCAGGCCCTGGGATGCTACCCTGCTTTACAGCCAGGTTGAAAAGGACAAGCCCGACAGCGAAACCGAGCAGGATGCCAAGCTACGCAACGCCAAACTGGCCTACTATACCGGCGACCTTGAATACGCCAAAGGGCAGCTGGGCATATTAAAAGCGGCTACATCAAAACTTATAGCTAATGACGCGCTTAACCTGCAATTACTGATTACCGATTATTTAACCGGCGACAGCACCGGTGCCGCGCTTAAAATGTATGCTCGAGCGGATATGTACATCTTTGCTAATGAGCCTGAAAAAGCCATGCGTACGCTGGATAGTATTGACACGAAATATCCGGGCAACACGCTTACCGATGATATACTGATGGCTAAAGCGCGAATTTTGATCGGTAAAAAGGATTACGCCGGTGCAAGCACTAACCTTAAAACTATTGTTGACACCCATTCAACCAGCCTTTGGGCCGATGATGCCGTGTTTATGCTGGGTGATCTGTATGAAAACAATTTGAATAATAAAGAACTGGCGAAAACCTATTACCAGAAAATAATAACCGACTATCCCGGCAGCCTTTGGCTCAATGAGGCCCGTAACCGATTCAGGGTGTTGCGGGGCGATAATCAGGGCACCTGA